From the Lampris incognitus isolate fLamInc1 chromosome 6, fLamInc1.hap2, whole genome shotgun sequence genome, one window contains:
- the pex11a gene encoding peroxisomal membrane protein 11A: MDAFIKVTNQSQGRDRLFRATQYACALSKYLLRNNSERRTLVAKLRSLESNMSTGRKLLRLGNAVSSIEAAKQTMKLSDPVLCLCLTVANINRTLYFICDNVLWARSVGLIRDIDQDRWSLNSSRYYFLSLVMNLTRDAYVIAQLMVNRARDERFQHRVRQHLNDSPEVVECVVPQMDAFLFLLLDCLKSHPAVTLDMLKNVCDLFIPLDRLGIYHTNAGVVGFCGLVSSLLGIVTLLQPKFKIKP; the protein is encoded by the exons ATGGACGCCTTCATTAAAGTCACGAATCAAAGCCAAGGACGGGATCGCCTTTTCAG AGCAACCCAATATGCGTGTGCATTGTCGAAATATCTGCTTCGAAACAACTCGGAAAGGAGGACCCTTGTGGCCAAACTCCGAAGTCTGGAGTCCAACATGAGCACCGGGCGCAAAT TGTTGAGACTGGGGAACGCGGTAAGCTCCATTGAAGCTGCCAAGCAAACCATGAAACTCTCTGATCCAGTACTGTGCCTATGCCTCACAGTGGCCAACATCAACCGCACCCTCTACTTTATCTGCGACAATGTTCTTTGGGCCAGAAGTGTAGGTCTAATCCGTGATATCGACCAAGACCGCTGGAGCCTAAATTCTTCCCGCTACTATTTCCTCTCGCTTGTTATGAACCTGACCCGAGATGCCTACGTAATTGCCCAGCTAATGGTGAATAGAGCGAGAGACGAGCGCTTTCAACACAGAGTCCGTCAACACCTCAATGATAGTCCTGAGGTGGTGGAATGTGTTGTCCCTCAGATGGACGCCTTTCTTTTCCTGTTGCTCGACTGCCTGAAAAGTCATCCTGCTGTGACCTTAGACATGCTGAAAAATGTATGTGATCTTTTCATTCCATTGGACAGGTTGGGTATATACCACACAAATGCAGGAGTGGTTGGATTTTGTGGTCTGGTATCCTCACTACTGGGGATAGTAACCCTCCTGCAGCCAAAATTTAAAATTAAACCCTAA